One stretch of Niallia sp. XMNu-256 DNA includes these proteins:
- a CDS encoding YlbG family protein: MLSQRQGLIVWLNSVKQAKMLRRFGNVHYVSKRLKYAVLYCNQVDIEELTAKLNTFSFVKKVEPSYKPFLKIEYENSKPDKAKEYDYKMGI; the protein is encoded by the coding sequence ATGTTAAGTCAACGACAAGGATTAATTGTTTGGTTGAATTCAGTTAAACAAGCTAAAATGTTAAGAAGATTTGGAAATGTCCATTATGTTTCAAAAAGGTTAAAGTATGCGGTCCTTTATTGTAATCAAGTTGACATTGAGGAATTGACAGCAAAGTTAAATACATTCTCATTCGTAAAAAAAGTAGAGCCTTCTTACAAACCTTTTCTTAAAATCGAATATGAAAATTCTAAGCCAGATAAAGCAAAAGAATATGACTATAAGATGGGGATTTAA
- a CDS encoding patatin-like phospholipase family protein: MDRPKIGLALGSGGARGFAHLGIIKVLVENKIPIDYIAGSSMGSLVACFYASGLDLNRLYKLATSFKRKYYLDLTVPRMGFVAGKRIKDLIRLFTKGKQLEELNIPVAVVATDLMKGEKIVFTEGPIAEAVRSSISIPGIFVPEKKDGRLLVDGGVIDRVPVSVVKEMGADLVIAVDVSRVKRDAEISNIYDVIMQSLDIMQMELVENRQFASDVMIRPQVEKYSARAFTNIEEIIIMGEEEARKHIEQIKKIIHEWEGA; encoded by the coding sequence TTGGATCGGCCTAAAATTGGTTTGGCGCTTGGGTCTGGGGGAGCACGCGGTTTTGCTCATTTGGGCATAATAAAAGTGTTGGTTGAAAATAAGATACCAATTGATTATATTGCAGGGAGCAGCATGGGGTCACTAGTTGCTTGTTTCTATGCTAGTGGATTAGATCTAAATCGTCTTTATAAATTGGCTACTTCCTTTAAACGAAAGTATTACTTGGACCTTACTGTACCTAGAATGGGGTTTGTTGCTGGCAAGAGAATTAAAGATTTAATTCGTTTATTTACAAAAGGAAAACAACTTGAGGAATTGAATATCCCTGTTGCGGTTGTTGCGACAGATTTAATGAAAGGCGAGAAAATTGTATTTACAGAAGGCCCGATTGCTGAAGCGGTCCGTTCGAGCATATCGATCCCAGGGATTTTTGTTCCTGAGAAAAAAGACGGCCGTTTGCTAGTAGATGGAGGGGTAATTGATCGTGTCCCGGTATCTGTTGTAAAAGAAATGGGAGCGGATCTTGTCATAGCTGTTGATGTTTCACGGGTGAAAAGGGATGCCGAAATCTCAAACATTTATGATGTTATTATGCAAAGTTTAGATATTATGCAAATGGAGTTAGTAGAAAATCGGCAATTCGCATCAGATGTTATGATTCGCCCGCAAGTAGAAAAGTACAGTGCTAGGGCTTTTACCAACATAGAGGAAATTATTATAATGGGAGAAGAAGAAGCTCGCAAACATATTGAACAAATTAAAAAAATCATCCATGAATGGGAAGGGGCTTAG
- the ctaG gene encoding cytochrome c oxidase assembly factor CtaG, with the protein MSLEIFGFRALWSPYLLITIGLLTVSYFLITIKYRHIFKDSNPLTKSQISLFILSMCLFYFVKGGPLDLMGHLMFYAHMVQMSILLFIIPPIMILAIPEWIWKTLWSKLLFKKIFGLLTKPLFAIVLFTATLSIYHIPIVFDVIKTNVLLHEIYTGMLMLFAFVMWWPIVNKVEIYRSLTGLKKVAYIFANSALILPACALIIFNDSPMYATYSNPDLWAKSLALCVPASLLASLDLSGPEMFTSLSLIHDQQLGGVLMKIIQEIVYGYVLSRVFLEWYKNDQKESEEQRAAMYNPQAVE; encoded by the coding sequence ATGTCACTTGAAATATTTGGATTTAGAGCTTTATGGAGTCCTTACTTATTGATAACAATCGGATTATTAACCGTGAGCTATTTTCTGATAACTATAAAATACAGGCATATTTTTAAGGATAGTAACCCACTAACGAAGTCGCAAATTAGTTTATTTATATTATCAATGTGTTTGTTTTATTTTGTCAAAGGGGGACCTCTTGATTTAATGGGGCATTTAATGTTTTACGCCCATATGGTTCAAATGTCCATTTTATTATTTATTATCCCTCCGATTATGATACTTGCCATTCCAGAATGGATCTGGAAAACACTGTGGTCAAAATTATTGTTTAAAAAGATATTTGGTCTTTTAACAAAACCTCTTTTTGCAATCGTACTTTTTACGGCAACACTTTCTATCTACCATATTCCTATTGTTTTTGATGTAATAAAAACCAATGTGCTTCTTCATGAAATTTATACAGGCATGCTCATGCTTTTTGCATTTGTCATGTGGTGGCCTATCGTCAATAAAGTTGAAATTTATCGGAGTCTCACCGGTTTAAAAAAGGTTGCCTATATTTTTGCAAATAGTGCTCTTATTTTGCCTGCATGTGCGTTAATAATATTTAATGATAGTCCGATGTACGCCACGTATTCAAATCCGGATTTATGGGCAAAGTCTCTAGCTTTATGCGTACCAGCTTCTTTGTTGGCATCATTAGATTTAAGTGGTCCAGAGATGTTTACATCCCTGTCCTTAATCCATGATCAACAACTTGGTGGGGTTTTGATGAAGATTATTCAAGAAATTGTATACGGTTATGTATTATCCCGTGTATTTTTAGAATGGTATAAGAACGATCAAAAAGAATCTGAAGAACAAAGAGCTGCTATGTACAATCCACAAGCAGTTGAATAG
- a CDS encoding CAP-associated domain-containing protein gives MRGGKPLRTLIRILAIILILFIIGMVYSIFEKEQSDSGQNGIDLENKTLNTPSEQEMSERIKIEGLFKLIGEDSSKVKDQFGDPNRIDPSSFGYHWWIYNDNNKKYVQIGIENDKVVTFFVMGERLNIKPFKIGQSVADIYSSYFIPSDIQLKYEGQEYLFELSEEDVNIRPIIKLEHFYVQLYIDKFTGTLSSIRAMDAPTLIKLKPFDYREEYIETPMEKYELDRALGKALQKQIFDLTNVLRDRYRMRSLKWDERLSKSAFERSVELHKEDQQSIDKEYQHEQISPMKDQQMFIYFLDGENVAIPELDAPAIVESWFNSAVHRQNILSENFRETGIGIYSEYLVQKFSPNDLEEVQ, from the coding sequence GTGAGAGGAGGTAAACCTCTGAGAACTCTTATACGTATTTTAGCAATTATTTTAATTTTATTTATCATAGGTATGGTCTATAGTATATTTGAAAAAGAACAAAGCGATAGTGGACAAAATGGTATAGACTTGGAAAATAAAACACTCAATACACCGTCAGAACAAGAAATGAGTGAACGAATCAAGATTGAGGGGCTCTTTAAATTAATCGGAGAAGATTCATCCAAGGTTAAAGATCAGTTTGGAGATCCGAATCGGATTGACCCATCTTCATTTGGTTATCATTGGTGGATTTATAATGATAATAATAAAAAATATGTACAAATTGGAATAGAGAATGATAAAGTGGTTACCTTTTTTGTTATGGGTGAGAGGTTAAATATAAAGCCTTTTAAGATTGGACAATCAGTAGCGGATATTTATTCCAGTTACTTTATTCCATCTGATATTCAGCTTAAATATGAAGGACAAGAGTATCTCTTTGAGCTCTCAGAAGAGGATGTTAATATACGACCAATCATTAAGTTAGAACATTTTTATGTGCAATTATACATTGATAAATTTACAGGTACTCTTTCTAGCATTCGTGCTATGGATGCGCCAACATTAATCAAACTTAAACCATTTGATTATCGCGAAGAATATATCGAGACTCCTATGGAAAAGTATGAGCTGGATCGTGCCTTAGGTAAGGCGCTCCAAAAACAAATATTTGATTTAACAAATGTATTAAGGGATCGATATCGAATGAGATCATTAAAATGGGATGAGCGTCTTTCTAAAAGCGCGTTTGAAAGAAGTGTTGAACTACATAAAGAGGATCAACAATCTATAGATAAGGAATACCAACATGAACAAATAAGTCCAATGAAAGATCAACAAATGTTTATCTATTTTTTAGATGGCGAAAATGTTGCAATTCCTGAACTAGATGCACCTGCGATTGTTGAAAGTTGGTTTAACAGCGCAGTTCATAGACAGAATATATTAAGTGAAAATTTCCGCGAAACCGGTATTGGTATTTATAGCGAATATTTAGTTCAAAAGTTTTCTCCTAATGATTTAGAGGAAGTGCAATAG
- a CDS encoding CBS domain-containing protein → MKLVREMMTKDVESCSLLDNMFEVAVKMKELNVGAIPIVDEDKLVGMITDRDIAVRGVAEKNPGSTKVEKIMSDKLITAKADMTTKEALQLMAEHQIRRLPVVDGEKLIGMVSLGDFAIEERTDEQAGRALSDISERENFIQ, encoded by the coding sequence GTGAAACTTGTCCGTGAAATGATGACTAAAGATGTTGAAAGTTGTTCTTTACTTGACAATATGTTTGAAGTAGCAGTAAAAATGAAAGAGTTAAATGTCGGGGCAATTCCGATCGTCGATGAAGATAAACTTGTTGGAATGATCACGGATCGGGATATTGCGGTAAGAGGGGTAGCTGAAAAGAATCCTGGCTCAACAAAAGTAGAAAAAATTATGAGTGACAAATTAATTACAGCAAAAGCTGATATGACAACAAAAGAAGCATTACAATTAATGGCAGAACATCAAATTCGACGTTTACCTGTTGTCGATGGAGAAAAACTAATCGGAATGGTTAGTCTTGGAGACTTTGCTATTGAAGAACGGACGGATGAACAAGCAGGAAGAGCACTTTCTGACATTTCAGAAAGAGAAAATTTTATACAATAA
- a CDS encoding DUF420 domain-containing protein — protein MENTLPVLPTISTTFIVLSAIMVAIGWYLIKKRKIEAHKKAMFFAALFAIIFFIIYASRTIFIGNTSFGGPDDMKIYYTIFLIFHITLATIGAVLGIITLITGWKNNLVKHRKLGPVTSIIWFFTAITGVLVFLLLYVLYPGGETTSVIKAILGF, from the coding sequence ATGGAAAATACATTGCCTGTATTACCAACGATTAGTACCACGTTTATTGTTTTAAGTGCAATTATGGTAGCAATTGGATGGTATTTAATTAAAAAGAGGAAGATAGAAGCCCATAAAAAAGCGATGTTCTTTGCGGCTCTTTTTGCTATCATATTTTTTATCATTTATGCAAGTAGAACCATTTTTATAGGAAACACTTCTTTTGGCGGTCCAGACGACATGAAGATATATTATACGATTTTCTTAATCTTTCATATCACATTAGCAACCATAGGTGCAGTGTTGGGGATTATTACATTGATTACAGGTTGGAAAAACAACCTTGTCAAACATCGAAAGTTGGGACCAGTTACAAGCATTATTTGGTTTTTCACCGCCATCACTGGAGTATTAGTCTTCTTATTGTTATATGTGCTTTATCCAGGTGGGGAAACGACATCTGTAATTAAAGCGATTCTAGGGTTTTAA
- a CDS encoding YugN family protein gives MKLDHTGIDTVKTDLNLLDDTMKEYGLERGEHWDYERVTYDRKFEINEGVYYLRIFGVATEGDVGANKATIQLLTPLLGKHYYPHGVEYGQDEVFPDDLVKQCEKILKNVKSQLDEFLPTK, from the coding sequence ATGAAGTTGGATCATACAGGAATTGACACTGTTAAAACAGATTTGAATTTATTAGATGACACAATGAAAGAATATGGATTAGAAAGAGGAGAACATTGGGATTACGAAAGAGTTACTTATGATCGAAAGTTCGAAATAAATGAAGGTGTTTATTACTTAAGAATTTTCGGGGTTGCTACAGAAGGAGATGTTGGGGCTAATAAAGCGACAATTCAACTATTAACACCGTTACTCGGAAAACATTATTATCCGCATGGTGTTGAATATGGACAAGATGAGGTTTTTCCCGACGACTTAGTAAAACAATGTGAAAAAATTTTAAAAAATGTGAAGTCGCAACTTGATGAATTCCTACCCACAAAATAA
- the rsmD gene encoding 16S rRNA (guanine(966)-N(2))-methyltransferase RsmD, protein MRVVSGILKGKGLKAVPGSSTRPTTDKVKEAMFNMIGPYFDGGYGLDLFAGSGGLGIEALSRGLDHVIFVDRDAKAIGTLRENIHSCGLDDKVEIYRNDALRAIKVIEKRQISLNYIFLDPPYKQQQLAKLLDFIHEHQLLDSTGTIVCEHSSDIELPQVVGSLVKRKSENYGIIALSLYTGEE, encoded by the coding sequence ATGAGAGTTGTTTCAGGAATTCTTAAAGGCAAGGGATTAAAAGCCGTTCCAGGAAGTTCAACTAGACCGACGACAGATAAGGTAAAGGAAGCCATGTTTAACATGATAGGCCCTTATTTTGATGGAGGATACGGATTGGATTTGTTTGCCGGAAGCGGAGGTCTTGGAATTGAAGCGTTAAGCAGAGGTTTGGATCATGTCATTTTTGTTGATCGAGATGCAAAGGCTATCGGAACCTTACGTGAGAATATACATAGTTGTGGACTAGATGATAAGGTTGAAATTTATCGAAATGATGCACTGAGAGCTATTAAGGTTATCGAAAAAAGACAGATTAGTCTAAATTATATATTTTTGGATCCTCCATACAAACAACAGCAGTTAGCAAAATTATTAGATTTCATACATGAACATCAATTGCTAGACTCAACTGGAACGATTGTATGTGAGCACTCGTCTGATATTGAATTACCCCAAGTAGTTGGAAGCTTGGTTAAAAGAAAAAGTGAAAATTATGGAATAATCGCTTTAAGTCTATACACAGGAGAGGAGTAG
- the coaD gene encoding pantetheine-phosphate adenylyltransferase: MDRVAICPGSFDPITNGHMDIISRGSKIFDKLYVVVLKNASKNPLFTVEERIELIKGATEKYPNVHVESYSGLLVDYARKVGATVNLRGLRAVSDFEYEMQITSMNRLLNQELETFFIMTRNQYSFLSSSIVKEVAKYGADISELVPAVVEKALLEKFREK, translated from the coding sequence ATGGATAGAGTTGCCATCTGCCCTGGAAGTTTTGATCCGATTACAAATGGACATATGGATATTATTTCAAGGGGTTCTAAAATTTTTGATAAACTATATGTCGTTGTTTTAAAAAACGCATCCAAGAACCCTTTATTTACAGTCGAAGAAAGAATCGAATTAATTAAAGGTGCAACGGAAAAATACCCTAATGTCCACGTGGAATCGTACAGCGGTTTGCTAGTGGATTATGCTCGAAAAGTTGGAGCAACCGTCAATTTAAGGGGTTTAAGAGCGGTTTCGGATTTTGAATATGAGATGCAAATCACTTCAATGAACCGTTTATTAAATCAAGAGTTAGAAACCTTTTTTATTATGACACGGAATCAATATTCATTTTTAAGTTCAAGCATTGTTAAAGAAGTGGCTAAATATGGGGCTGATATTTCAGAGCTTGTGCCAGCAGTGGTTGAAAAAGCATTGTTGGAAAAGTTTAGGGAGAAATAA
- the ylbJ gene encoding sporulation integral membrane protein YlbJ has product MFHSKLKTIVLAVTSTLLALSIIAFPQESVSASIRGLDTWLEIVFPSLLPFFIVSELLIGFGVVKFIGMLLEPFMRPLFRVPGVGGFAWAMGMASGNPAGAKITSRLRQEGQVSKIEAERLVAFTNSSNPLFIFGAVSVGFFGNATLGIVLAVAHYLGNITVGIIMRFYGDNSTKKTDSDQKRQSIKNALSALHQARIKDKRPIGKLLGDAVMSSIQTLLMIGGFIILFSVINKLLYHLHISSFLAIGLEVILSLFQFPIELSIPLFSGLFEMTIGSQLVSGVQESTLMQQAIIVSLLLGFGGLSIHAQVASILAQTDIGFKPFFIARIMQGLFAAIYTFLLWNPLYEQLIKGEQPSNSIPVNLLIEGPFFTNMTNRLVEFGGIFTISMLALYVLLYAKKMAYSKKS; this is encoded by the coding sequence GTGTTTCATTCAAAATTAAAAACCATTGTATTAGCAGTAACCTCAACGTTATTAGCCTTATCCATTATTGCCTTTCCTCAAGAATCAGTATCTGCTTCCATTCGAGGTTTGGATACATGGCTTGAAATTGTTTTCCCATCCTTATTACCTTTCTTCATTGTATCCGAATTGCTGATTGGTTTTGGGGTTGTGAAATTTATCGGAATGCTATTAGAACCCTTCATGAGGCCTCTATTCCGTGTCCCTGGTGTAGGTGGTTTTGCGTGGGCAATGGGAATGGCTTCTGGCAATCCTGCTGGAGCCAAAATTACTTCAAGGCTTAGACAAGAGGGACAAGTTAGTAAGATTGAAGCAGAACGATTAGTGGCATTCACGAATTCTTCAAATCCATTGTTTATTTTTGGCGCGGTCTCGGTTGGTTTTTTTGGTAACGCAACACTTGGCATCGTCCTTGCTGTCGCTCATTATCTGGGAAATATTACAGTTGGAATCATCATGAGATTTTATGGAGATAACAGTACCAAAAAAACCGATTCTGATCAAAAGCGCCAATCTATTAAAAACGCATTGTCCGCACTTCATCAAGCACGAATTAAAGATAAACGCCCAATCGGAAAGTTATTAGGTGATGCGGTAATGTCTTCGATTCAAACATTGTTAATGATTGGTGGCTTTATTATTCTATTCTCAGTAATTAACAAATTATTATATCATCTACATATCTCTTCATTTTTAGCAATAGGATTAGAAGTTATCTTGAGCCTTTTTCAATTTCCAATCGAGTTAAGTATTCCTTTGTTTTCAGGTTTATTTGAAATGACAATCGGAAGCCAGCTAGTAAGCGGAGTACAAGAATCAACGCTCATGCAGCAAGCCATTATTGTCAGTCTTCTACTTGGTTTCGGTGGTTTAAGTATACATGCACAAGTAGCCAGTATATTAGCACAAACAGATATAGGATTTAAGCCATTTTTTATTGCTAGAATCATGCAGGGTCTTTTTGCAGCGATTTATACTTTCCTATTATGGAATCCGCTATATGAACAGTTAATCAAAGGTGAGCAGCCTTCCAACTCTATTCCTGTAAATCTATTGATCGAAGGACCGTTCTTCACGAACATGACAAATCGACTTGTTGAGTTTGGAGGGATCTTTACCATTTCAATGTTAGCTCTGTATGTGCTTCTATATGCTAAAAAGATGGCTTACAGTAAGAAAAGTTAA
- a CDS encoding YlbF family regulator yields the protein MLATIERVLILDKAEEISNMILQSEIAEKYFRCIYKIKTNRETQDKIRNFVKVKEQYEDVQRFGKYHPDYSAIMKKVRDIKREMDLDENIAQFRRIETEIQSLLDEISVIVGHSVSQQIKVPTGNPFFESTSCGGGCGSGGGCGCSA from the coding sequence ATGCTTGCTACAATTGAAAGAGTGTTGATTTTGGATAAGGCAGAAGAAATTTCAAACATGATTTTGCAATCGGAAATTGCAGAGAAATATTTCCGGTGTATATATAAAATAAAGACTAATCGAGAAACACAGGATAAGATTCGTAATTTTGTCAAAGTTAAAGAGCAATACGAAGACGTTCAGCGGTTTGGAAAGTATCATCCAGATTATAGTGCTATCATGAAAAAAGTCCGTGATATAAAACGAGAGATGGACTTAGATGAAAACATCGCACAATTTAGAAGGATAGAAACCGAAATACAAAGTTTACTCGATGAAATTAGTGTGATCGTTGGTCATTCTGTGTCTCAACAAATAAAAGTTCCTACTGGCAATCCATTTTTTGAAAGCACAAGTTGTGGCGGAGGTTGTGGCTCAGGTGGTGGCTGTGGCTGTTCTGCGTGA
- a CDS encoding cytochrome (ubi)quinol oxidase subunit III: protein MEIQERFTVETWPESPERQTLEAKNKFLGFWLFLGGETALFATLFATYLALKDKVPSADHALAKDLYEMPLVLATTMILLTSSLTSVYAMYHMKNYNFKKMMIWLGVTVLLGGSFLALEIYEFNHYIHEYGHTFTSSAFGSAFYTLTGFHGVHVAFGLGWIITLMVRNAKRGLNLYNAPKFYVASLYWHFIDVVWVFIFTVVYLMGMVG from the coding sequence ATGGAAATACAAGAGAGATTTACTGTAGAAACATGGCCTGAGTCACCTGAAAGACAAACATTAGAAGCAAAAAATAAATTTCTTGGTTTTTGGCTATTTTTAGGTGGAGAAACAGCTCTATTTGCCACTTTATTTGCTACCTATCTTGCTTTAAAAGACAAAGTACCGAGTGCTGATCATGCACTCGCCAAAGATTTATACGAAATGCCACTAGTTTTAGCAACAACAATGATACTTTTAACGAGTTCACTAACTAGTGTATATGCGATGTATCATATGAAAAACTATAACTTTAAGAAGATGATGATTTGGTTAGGTGTGACAGTTCTTTTAGGTGGATCGTTTTTGGCACTTGAAATTTATGAATTTAATCACTATATTCATGAATATGGACATACATTCACAAGCAGTGCTTTTGGTTCCGCCTTTTATACATTGACTGGATTTCACGGTGTACACGTGGCATTTGGGCTGGGGTGGATTATTACCTTAATGGTTCGCAATGCAAAACGCGGTTTAAATTTATACAATGCTCCAAAGTTTTATGTAGCAAGTCTCTATTGGCACTTTATTGATGTTGTCTGGGTGTTTATTTTTACAGTCGTATATTTAATGGGAATGGTGGGATGA
- a CDS encoding YlbD family protein: MTNQKLHPSVEEFKKFVTAHPKILDEVKNGNATLQELYEDWYLLGEEDVRWENLLSENLATDTENVKVDWVNNILGSMKKMDPGQIQHYVGHLSQALHTIQGVLAQFQTGKPTTSGKPQEKPNHPFFFRKD, from the coding sequence ATGACAAATCAAAAGCTTCATCCATCGGTAGAAGAATTTAAAAAGTTTGTTACAGCCCATCCCAAAATACTAGATGAAGTAAAAAACGGTAATGCAACCTTACAAGAGTTATATGAGGATTGGTATTTATTAGGTGAAGAGGATGTGAGATGGGAAAACTTGCTGTCCGAGAATTTAGCAACTGATACTGAAAATGTAAAAGTGGATTGGGTTAATAACATTTTGGGATCCATGAAAAAGATGGACCCCGGGCAAATACAACATTATGTGGGTCATTTAAGTCAAGCTCTTCATACGATTCAAGGAGTACTAGCCCAATTTCAAACAGGAAAACCAACAACCTCAGGCAAACCGCAAGAAAAACCTAACCATCCCTTTTTCTTTAGAAAGGATTAG
- a CDS encoding YlbE-like family protein, with protein MRKDVYLYLQKNKELMDFLHEQPIWYRKLGRDPSQLRNLEIAALHYYQKTIPHQVEKFSQGVQMASMMVSMFKVMNEQS; from the coding sequence ATGAGGAAAGATGTTTACCTTTACTTACAAAAAAACAAAGAATTAATGGACTTTCTACATGAACAACCAATTTGGTACCGAAAACTAGGGAGAGACCCTAGTCAGTTACGGAATTTGGAAATTGCGGCTCTTCATTATTATCAAAAAACGATTCCACATCAAGTTGAAAAATTCTCTCAAGGAGTTCAAATGGCTTCAATGATGGTTAGTATGTTTAAAGTCATGAACGAACAGTCTTGA
- the ctaF gene encoding cytochrome c oxidase subunit IVB, with amino-acid sequence MNNHKSNSVNSSKSVNYRLKKSAEEMKHQVITFALMIFLTLVAFVAVAYDGFSSWFTIPFILLLAFIQVAYQLYYFMHMSHKGHGMVATFMYGGIFVAFLTVLAFLTIIWW; translated from the coding sequence ATGAATAATCATAAATCAAACTCAGTTAATTCCAGTAAGAGCGTCAACTATCGACTCAAGAAAAGTGCAGAGGAAATGAAGCACCAAGTGATCACCTTTGCATTGATGATTTTCCTTACATTAGTTGCATTTGTAGCTGTTGCTTATGATGGTTTCAGCAGTTGGTTTACAATCCCGTTTATTCTGTTACTAGCGTTTATTCAGGTAGCCTATCAATTATATTACTTTATGCATATGAGTCATAAAGGGCATGGGATGGTTGCAACATTTATGTATGGTGGCATTTTTGTAGCTTTTTTAACTGTTTTAGCTTTTTTAACAATTATTTGGTGGTAA